In Streptomyces sp. NBC_01707, a genomic segment contains:
- the tsf gene encoding translation elongation factor Ts, translated as MANYTAADVKKLRELTGAGMMDCKKALDEADGSVDKAVEALRIKGQKGVAKREGRSAENGAVVSLISEDKTSGVLLELKCETDFVAKGEKFLAVADALAAHVAATSPADLAALLASEIEAGKTVQAYVDEANANLGEKIVLDRFAQFTGGYVAAYMHRTMPDLPPQVGVLVELDKENAEVAKDVAQHIAAFAPKYLNRDEVPAETVENERRVAEATSREEGKPEAALPKIVEGRVNGFFKDVVVLEQAFAKDNKKSVQKVLDEAGVTLKRFSRIKVGI; from the coding sequence ATGGCGAACTACACCGCCGCTGACGTCAAGAAGCTCCGTGAGCTCACCGGCGCCGGCATGATGGACTGCAAGAAGGCGCTCGACGAGGCCGACGGCAGCGTCGACAAGGCCGTCGAGGCCCTCCGCATCAAGGGCCAGAAGGGCGTCGCCAAGCGCGAGGGCCGTTCTGCCGAGAACGGTGCCGTTGTCTCCCTCATCTCCGAGGACAAGACCTCCGGCGTCCTGCTCGAGCTCAAGTGCGAGACGGACTTCGTCGCCAAGGGCGAGAAGTTCCTCGCCGTCGCCGACGCGCTCGCCGCGCACGTCGCCGCGACCTCGCCGGCCGACCTGGCTGCGCTGCTCGCCTCCGAGATCGAGGCCGGCAAGACCGTCCAGGCGTACGTCGACGAGGCCAACGCCAACCTCGGTGAGAAGATCGTCCTGGACCGCTTCGCGCAGTTCACCGGCGGTTACGTGGCTGCGTACATGCACCGCACCATGCCCGACCTCCCGCCGCAGGTCGGCGTGCTCGTCGAGCTGGACAAGGAGAACGCCGAGGTCGCCAAGGACGTTGCGCAGCACATCGCCGCCTTCGCCCCGAAGTACCTCAACCGCGACGAGGTCCCGGCCGAGACGGTCGAGAACGAGCGTCGTGTCGCCGAGGCCACCTCTCGCGAGGAGGGCAAGCCCGAGGCCGCCCTTCCGAAGATCGTCGAGGGTCGCGTCAACGGCTTCTTCAAGGACGTCGTCGTCCTGGAGCAGGCCTTCGCCAAGGACAACAAGAAGTCTGTCCAGAAGGTCCTGGACGAGGCCGGTGTCACCCTGAAGCGCTTCTCGCGCATCAAGGTCGGCATCTGA
- the rpsB gene encoding 30S ribosomal protein S2 — protein MAVVTMRELLESGVHFGHQTRRWNPKMKRFIFTERNGIYIIDLLQSLSYIDRAYEFVKETVAHGGSIMFVGTKKQAQEAIAEQATRVGMPYVNQRWLGGMLTNFSTVYKRLQRLKELEQIDFEDVAASGLTKKELLVLSREKAKLEKTLGGIREMQKVPSAVWIVDTKKEHIAVGEARKLHIPVVAILDTNCDPDEVDYKIPGNDDAIRSVTLLTRVIADAVAEGLIARSGAATGDSKPGEKAAGEPLAEWERDLLEGDKKADAEGAAEVQTSAETEKVADAAETPAEAAAEAPAADAEQA, from the coding sequence ATGGCCGTCGTCACGATGCGGGAGCTGCTGGAAAGCGGCGTCCACTTCGGTCACCAGACCCGTCGCTGGAACCCGAAGATGAAGCGCTTCATCTTCACCGAGCGCAACGGCATCTACATCATCGACCTGCTCCAGTCGCTGTCGTACATCGACCGCGCCTACGAGTTCGTCAAGGAGACCGTCGCGCACGGCGGCTCCATCATGTTCGTGGGTACGAAGAAGCAGGCCCAGGAGGCCATCGCCGAGCAGGCGACGCGCGTCGGCATGCCGTACGTCAACCAGCGTTGGCTCGGTGGCATGCTCACCAACTTCTCCACCGTCTACAAGCGCCTTCAGCGTCTGAAGGAGCTCGAGCAGATCGACTTCGAGGACGTGGCCGCCTCCGGCCTCACCAAGAAGGAGCTCCTGGTCCTCTCCCGCGAGAAGGCCAAGCTGGAGAAGACCCTCGGTGGTATCCGCGAGATGCAGAAGGTGCCCAGCGCCGTCTGGATCGTCGACACCAAGAAGGAGCACATCGCCGTCGGTGAGGCGCGCAAGCTCCACATCCCGGTCGTCGCGATCCTCGACACCAACTGCGACCCCGACGAGGTCGACTACAAGATCCCGGGCAACGACGACGCGATCCGCTCCGTCACCCTGCTCACCCGCGTGATCGCCGACGCCGTCGCCGAGGGCCTCATCGCCCGTTCCGGCGCCGCGACCGGCGACTCGAAGCCGGGCGAGAAGGCCGCCGGCGAGCCGCTCGCCGAGTGGGAGCGCGACCTGCTCGAGGGCGACAAGAAGGCGGACGCCGAGGGCGCTGCCGAGGTGCAGACGTCCGCCGAGACCGAGAAGGTCGCGGACGCCGCCGAGACGCCGGCCGAGGCCGCTGCCGAGGCTCCGGCCGCGGACGCCGAGCAGGCCTGA
- a CDS encoding TetR/AcrR family transcriptional regulator yields MAEHRTMQRGALLDAARSLLSEGGTEALTFPALAERTGLARSSVYEYFRSRAAVVEELCAVDFPVWAAEVELAMERAGTPEGKIEAYVRRQLDLVGDRRHRAVVAISASELDAGAREKIRAAHGGLIAMIVEALGDLGHEQPRLAAMLLQGSVDAAVRRIELSVAEPPDVIADTVVAMILRGIRG; encoded by the coding sequence GTGGCCGAGCACCGGACCATGCAGCGCGGCGCCCTCCTGGACGCTGCCCGATCCCTGCTGTCCGAGGGTGGTACGGAGGCATTGACCTTCCCCGCTCTCGCCGAGCGCACAGGCCTCGCCAGGTCCTCCGTCTACGAGTACTTCCGCTCCCGGGCGGCCGTGGTCGAGGAGCTGTGCGCCGTCGACTTCCCCGTCTGGGCGGCCGAGGTCGAGCTCGCCATGGAGCGGGCCGGGACCCCTGAGGGAAAGATCGAGGCGTATGTGCGCCGCCAGCTCGACCTGGTCGGGGACCGGCGGCACCGGGCGGTTGTCGCCATCTCCGCGAGCGAGCTGGACGCGGGCGCACGCGAGAAGATCCGGGCCGCGCACGGCGGACTGATCGCCATGATCGTCGAGGCGCTCGGCGACCTCGGCCACGAGCAGCCGAGGCTCGCGGCGATGCTGCTGCAGGGTTCGGTGGACGCCGCCGTGCGCCGTATCGAGCTGAGCGTGGCGGAGCCGCCGGACGTGATCGCGGACACCGTCGTCGCCATGATCCTGCGGGGCATCCGGGGCTGA